A single window of Gossypium hirsutum isolate 1008001.06 chromosome A10, Gossypium_hirsutum_v2.1, whole genome shotgun sequence DNA harbors:
- the LOC107895549 gene encoding uncharacterized protein translates to MEEYTTFLRCPKIQVQKTYARIFSSQTFVKKLMSISGMNEPWVITRIQQKGDSKCILWENLRDLILTHPDERKRVDIFALSIYGLVIFPKALRHVDEAVIDLFDRLENGITPVPTILVEMFRSLSSCSKTGKGRFIRCAQLLMAWFHGHFWKVDKVSYRVFSEGYFPLKEEAAIQRREDILEEKWMDILQNLKEGDIERRAYWMVPNEIMYRCGNFDWVPLLGIWGATGYTPLLALRQYKSRQFVPTTYGLAQSEFSFKSAHYKKRARELSDAWKQTCWMKRLAVGSIVTLEYSEWFRKRINDNIPRPSLENARPIGEQLRIAPSELEIIRQDFEKKSSELRKKIEQLEEENMHLRLDADV, encoded by the coding sequence ATGGAGGAATACACTACTTTTCTCAGGTGTCCCAAAATTCAGGTCCAGAAGACTTATGCTCGGATTTTTAGTAGTCAGACTTTCGTGAAGAAACTGATGAGCATTTCTGGGATGAACGAGCCTTGGGTCATTACTCGGAttcagcaaaaaggagatagcaaATGTATCCTTTGGGAGAATTTGCGAGATTTGATCTTGACACATCCAGATGAAAGAAAGAGGGTTGATATATTTGCCTTAAGCATCTACGGATTAGTGATCTTTCCTAAGGCTTTGAGGCACGTGGACGAGGCGGTCATTGACTTGTTTGATCGCCTTGAAAATGGAATCACACCGGTACCGACAATATTGGTAGAAATGTTCAGATCTTTGAGCTCATGTAGTAAGACAGGCAAGGGGCGATTCATTAGATGTGCACAATTATTGATGGCATGGTTCCACgggcacttttggaaggtagacaAAGTTTCCTATCGAGTCTTCTCCGAGGGTTATTTCCCATTGAAAGAAGAAGCAGCTATACAGAGGAGAGAGGATATCTTAGAGGAGAAGTGGATGGACATTCTTCAGAACCTCAAGGAGGGGGATATCGAGCGGAGAGCTTATTGGATGGTTCCTAACGAGATCATGTACCGATGTGGTAACTTCGATTGGGTGCCATTgttaggaatttggggagctaccgGATATACTCCACTGTTAGCCTTGAGGCAATATAAGTCGAGGCAGTTTGTACCCACGACCTATGGGCTTGCTCAGAGTGAATTCTCATTTAAAAGTGCTCATTATAAGAAGAGAGCTCGGGAGTTATCGGATGCTTGGAAGCAAACTTGTTGGATGAAGAGGTTAGCCGTCGGTTCCATAGTAACGCTCGAGTATAGCGAGTGGTTTAGGaagaggattaatgataatattcCTAGGCCAAGCTTGGAGAATGCTCGACCTATCGGGGAACAATTACGAATCGCCCCATCAGAATTGGAAATTATAAGGCAAGATTTCGAGAAGAAGAGTTCGGAGCTTAGGAAGAAGATCGAACAGTTAGAAGAAGAGAATATGCATCTAAGGTTAGACGCTGATGTTTAG